A genomic region of Pseudomonas sp. MPC6 contains the following coding sequences:
- a CDS encoding PP2C family serine/threonine-protein phosphatase: MLVASPWRSAARTDAGKVRARNEDAFLDAPQQGLWVVADGMGGHQGGDIASQLIVASLAELPVQDDFDERLKGIRQCLHWLNRRLGQELTVTAGRHESIMGSTVVALLVEGNRAACIWAGDSRCYLWRGQRLYQLSKDHSLQQQLIDEQRISVEQAKAHPAAYALTRAVGAAEKLVLDVLELEVYPGDAFLLCSDGLYQGLSSDALGNALSLTAPQVALERLFDSALRGSARDNLTAVVIRQ, encoded by the coding sequence ATGCTGGTAGCCAGCCCCTGGCGCAGTGCTGCGCGCACTGATGCCGGCAAGGTTCGCGCGCGCAACGAAGATGCTTTCCTGGACGCTCCACAGCAGGGGCTGTGGGTGGTCGCAGACGGTATGGGCGGTCATCAGGGGGGCGATATCGCCAGCCAGTTGATCGTCGCCAGCCTGGCGGAATTGCCAGTGCAGGATGATTTCGACGAACGACTCAAAGGCATCCGCCAGTGCCTGCACTGGCTCAACCGCCGCTTGGGCCAGGAGTTGACCGTCACAGCCGGGCGCCACGAAAGCATCATGGGCAGCACTGTGGTGGCGCTGCTGGTGGAAGGCAATCGCGCGGCCTGCATCTGGGCCGGCGATAGCCGCTGCTATCTGTGGCGCGGCCAGCGTTTGTATCAGCTATCCAAGGACCATTCACTGCAACAACAACTGATCGACGAACAACGAATAAGCGTCGAGCAGGCCAAGGCCCATCCTGCCGCATATGCCCTGACCCGCGCGGTCGGGGCAGCCGAGAAATTGGTCCTGGATGTGCTGGAGCTTGAGGTCTATCCCGGCGATGCGTTTTTGCTCTGCAGCGATGGCTTGTATCAAGGGCTCAGCAGCGATGCACTCGGCAACGCCTTGAGCCTGACGGCGCCGCAGGTTGCACTGGAACGTTTGTTTGACAGCGCACTGCGTGGCTCGGCCCGGGACAACCTGACAGCTGTGGTGATCCGCCAATGA
- a CDS encoding serine/threonine-protein kinase, whose translation MTELMRPTDDLLVSEGQYSNLTYFAFAKSYKAEAALMPIKARIGEMPDILAGRYRIERLLGAGGMGAVYRARDLLGEQFGDPAPYVALKVLSEEFAESPDASALLYSEFALTRRLRHDNVVRLHTFEVDTHCLRAFITMELMRGLTLDNLLCERPQGLPWEELRDITLPLLDALAYAHARGVLHGDIKPSNVMLSEEGVRLFDFGLGQADEGILPGLAHLNRERFNGWTPGYAAPELLEGQPLSASADIYSVACVIYELSGGKHPFRHLPSTQARNEHLERELLAPENLPKYCWPALRAALAFDVADRTITAKQLRDAFTVTPSWLQRLMHWRN comes from the coding sequence ATGACTGAACTCATGCGACCGACCGACGATCTGCTGGTGAGCGAAGGGCAGTACAGCAACCTGACCTACTTTGCGTTCGCCAAGTCGTACAAGGCTGAGGCCGCGCTGATGCCCATCAAGGCCAGGATCGGTGAAATGCCTGACATACTGGCAGGCCGTTACCGCATCGAGAGATTGCTCGGTGCCGGTGGCATGGGTGCGGTTTACCGTGCACGAGACTTGCTGGGCGAACAGTTCGGCGATCCCGCCCCTTACGTCGCGCTGAAAGTTCTCAGCGAAGAATTTGCCGAGTCGCCGGACGCCAGCGCCTTGCTTTACAGCGAGTTCGCCCTGACCCGACGCCTGCGTCACGACAACGTTGTGCGTTTGCACACCTTTGAAGTGGACACCCATTGCCTGCGCGCCTTTATTACCATGGAGCTTATGCGTGGGTTGACCCTGGACAACTTACTCTGCGAGCGGCCCCAAGGTCTGCCATGGGAAGAGTTGCGAGACATCACGCTGCCGTTGCTCGATGCACTAGCCTACGCCCATGCACGCGGCGTGCTGCATGGTGATATAAAACCCAGCAACGTTATGCTCAGCGAAGAAGGCGTGCGCCTTTTTGACTTCGGCCTTGGCCAAGCGGACGAAGGCATCCTGCCCGGTCTGGCGCACCTGAACCGCGAACGATTCAACGGTTGGACTCCCGGCTACGCTGCTCCGGAGTTACTGGAAGGCCAGCCACTGTCCGCCAGCGCCGACATCTACAGCGTGGCTTGTGTGATTTACGAGCTGTCGGGAGGCAAGCACCCGTTCCGCCACTTACCCTCGACCCAGGCCCGCAATGAGCATCTGGAACGCGAGCTGCTAGCACCTGAGAACTTGCCAAAATATTGCTGGCCAGCGTTGCGTGCAGCGTTGGCTTTCGACGTGGCGGATCGAACGATCACTGCCAAACAATTGCGTGACGCTTTCACCGTCACTCCGTCTTGGCTGCAACGCTTGATGCATTGGCGTAACTGA